In the Nothobranchius furzeri strain GRZ-AD chromosome 15, NfurGRZ-RIMD1, whole genome shotgun sequence genome, one interval contains:
- the tasorb gene encoding protein TASOR isoform X2, translated as MALNPNAVGKTDSESTETNDSPPEGSEAHKNSSATANQNGDQPGCRDGVMPEQEALERRRSMLADARSSSSYPSPAQRSNEELPRRNFQIPRKTRERKGLYQFLAPDSREFEDLVKIISSFYLDSSSRGSFSYCKARLIHNELLEKEFIEKRREMKQAGRTEPELAESYCFLFPDKSKLQWICEKGLSLGHCRIMTLGNPSMGVYLSKYSDLLQMNPFEAGSFGDMIIFKVMRGKIKHIHENMPKNAIEPSTKFDCHLSKSANRVTSLLSYRAFELTQQYFFEFAFDEIKTRPRHVCPYAIVSFQYKGKEAAAAPMTAHRFNTISMEGSRGKSCYTVWSGPLVNKGQELFPVSLRSFSRAYLPHKLPEKLEMNRGMQLDQVKRKLPSFLFSWDTYTISREVMKFGMSCSLFDVVEGKGKATSGSLASLIHKLERDRMVLVKSLHDRGFLFLLSSAQMVESKERRGRVEKKLQALFIFQESRTVVKYSSRLSEPELLKAEPQPAALASTKPFIPALHYSFFKLRPNPGKDLSSGVERQMTDYLTRMESGMVRPFILPDYKSSVDERTGPLLVPRSKFNMEAVLRSYVHNSANYVLPLNKAKDLMERIRNPVPVPAPVPPPAPVQIPVLAPVEYSPVSDWGGSDRGSDRADKPSERLSLERPPQEKPPPEGSKQRTSLTHSNGAQLQPKPHAEPQPQLETVQLSQSEYDQDKMKQLLKLIQLHKKTLVKDRGDDGAWDANSLKRKFEEDERVGSNKHQRMDHASNGEPSRAFQTDELGAEAEQSDSLTAVMESIGIYDTDLRARGNANASAVNETQRLLKILLATLNKAVGQNSMPTEENHGESSTASVSGLPELAFEKPRETASQVDYTEEDMDCSPASPFSVGSPPQQAQASDALAREIPTTEGASTLLETAQPSATPKPEPEAVPPAESEPEPKKTPTVLEVQKAEVPPLTVPEEVSFRPSISLDTIVNQEIHSLTSNIKNLMQTRHMSYTSQLPPRLPLRHCWQPNTCFSSYVVPFVTPVSTDEHVQALCEKMNKLIPDPPAPSGDASPPPSEEESSLTTPPPPTSQASKTKAELLAPKSANSSQSSKTDGINKETVSTKAKADVSSAEVTGEVYSPSRVTADSPESHAQNANAAPGVGSNLLAGSLISQLKPEVFTSLVEIFKDVTKNTVKFYIYSVDEGEEGSICQQIKEYLKSLGNSECSPQTFLENSSRMDKLLIIIRNEDIATHVHKIPALVSLKKLPSVSFAGVDSLDDVKNHTYNELFVSGGFMVSDEFVLNPDLITQDRLQGLLKFLEEQSTPEHPWQWKVHCKSQKKLKELGRLNINAMGLLNLLTIYQKKHLVEFLPYHECDTASRQAPDLECLIKLQAQNTQQRHLIFLTERPFEMFLQYSRNGIVIASIDDVMSGFHSLIGSINQNELPTPPSTVNDECVEEEDMSLDSDDGEPATTSEPSEQVPEVEKEESVLPPPPEMEEFRPPLPDQQSTPEKTPTLADCTALKTAISQFKATNQIGLASSDLGSLSPGGFPVNTHQSFLCPSTPWSSYTGSSGYVASPAYPASPCSSTQEQEYRVPNTASSAVPTQAAIATAGPLANLASLPLEVKPPPPPHLMMQGRTYGSDAAGATPLNPTLPYKNPSDAAQMGYMGGGTPVQQDRTVTRPGEAGWNATQTTTCETASSQSVVTSMPHDPSSLPTTGEILVGSTPGCQGGKTQVNCAENLGASVGIPPVATRGSCIPRPKLPPPPVVGVGYGVGGLPAHVDHGSLRGAMVPGSLGGFRGRGVPPVGLLPRPRQELGNGTGVGPCSWAYPGGRGGTQNYYTDYTYSHNYAPE; from the exons GAGCATGCTGGCGGATGCCCGGAGCAGTAGCAGCTATCCTTCGCCAGCCCAGAGATCGAACGAAGAGTTGCCACGGAGAAATTTCCAGATTCCGAGGAAGACGAGAGAACGGAAAG GGCTCTACCAGTTTTTGGCCCCTGACAGTCGGGAGTTTGAGGATCTTGTGAAGATCATCTCCTCGTTTTACCTCGACTCGTCATCGCGAGGAAGCTTTTCTTACTGCAAGGCCCGGCTAATTCACAACGAGCTGCTGGAGAAGGAG TTCATCGAGAAGCGGAGAGAAATGAAGCAGGCGGGGCGAACTGAACCGGAGCTCGCGGAGTCGTACTGCTTCCTTTTCCCAGACAAATCCAAG CTCCAGTGGATCTGTGAGAAGGGGCTGTCCCTCGGCCACTGTAGGATTATGACACTTGGAAATCCATCAATGG GTGTTTATCTCTCCAAATACTCTGATTTATTACAAATGAACCCATTCGAGGCAGGCTCATTTGGAGACATGATCATCTTTAAAGTCATGAGG GGTAAAATAAAGCACATCCACGAGAACATGCCCAAGAATGCAATCGAACCATCAACCAAGTTTGACTGTCACTTGTCCAAAAGTGCCAACAGGGTCACGTCTTTGCTGTCGTATCGAGCGTTTGAGCTCACACAG CAATACTTTTTTGAGTTTGCGTTTGATGAGATCAAGACACGCCCCCGGCACGTGTGCCCCTACGCTATAGTTTCTTTTCAGTACAAAGGCAAGGAGGCTGCAGCAGCTCCAATGACTGCACACAG GTTTAACACCATTTCCATGGAAGGAAGTAGAG GGAAGAGCTGCTACACCGTGTGGAGCGGCCCGCTGGTGAACAAGGGCCAGGAGCTGTTCCCAGTTTCTTTACGGTCCTTCTCGCGCGCCTATCTTCCTCACAAACT ACCTGAGAAGTTGGAGATGAATCGGGGCATGCAGCTGGACCAGGTGAAGCGGAAGCTCCCCTCTTTTCTTTTTTCGTGGGACACCTACACCATATCACGGGAAG TGATGAAGTTTGGGATGTCCTGCAGCCTGTTTGATGTAGTGGAAGGAAAAGGTAAAGCAACCAGCGGGAGCCTGGCATCGCTGATCCACAAACTGGAGAGGGATCGCATG GTGCTGGTGAAGTCCTTGCATGACCGCGGCTTTCTCTTTCTGTTGTCCTCCGCTCAGATGGTCGAGTCAAAAG AGCGGCGGGGGCGGGTTGAAAAGAAGCTACAAGCATTATTCATCTTTCAGGAGTCAAGGACGGTTGTCAAGTATT CTTCGAGACTGTCAGAGCCAGAGCTGCTGAAGGCGGAGCCTCAGCCTGCTGCCCTGGCCTCCACGAAGCCTTTTATTCCTGCACTACATTACTCATTTTTCAAGTTGCGTCCCAACCCGGGCAAGGACCTGAGTTCTGGGGTGGAGCGCCAGATGACGGACTACCTTACCCGTATGGAATCAGGAATGGTGCGGCCGTTCATTCTGCCTGACTATAAATCTAGCGTGGATGAAAGGACAGGCCCTCTCCTGGTGCCCAGGTCCAAATTTAACATGGAAGCTGTGCTGCGATCTTACGTCCACAACTCTGCTAACTATGTTTTACCCCTGAACAAAGCTAAAGACTTGATGGAGCGAATAAGAAATCCCGTCCCCGTGCCTGCCCCTGTACCTCCACCGGCTCCAGTGCAGATTCCTGTTTTAGCTCCGGTTGAATACAGCCCCGTTTCTGACTGGGGTGGCTCAGACCGCGGCTCGGACAGAGCAGACAAGCCTTCAGAACGTCTGTCCCTAGAGAGGCCACCTCAGGAGAAGCCACCCCCAGAGGGCAGCAAGCAAAGGACGAGCTTGACCCATTCAAATGGCGCCCAACTGCAACCTAAGCCCCACGCTGAGCCGCAGCCTCAGCTGGAAACGGTGCAACTGTCCCAGAGCGAGTACGATCAAGACAAGATGAAGCAGCTGCTCAAGCTGATCCAGCTGCACAAGAAAACTCTGGTGAAGGACAGAGGGGACGACGGGGCCTGGGACGCCAACAGCCTCAAAAGGAAGTTTGAAGAAGATGAAAGGGTGGGCAGCAACAAGCATCAACGCATGGATCATGCAAGCAACGGGGAGCCCAGCAGAG CGTTCCAGACAGACGAGCTCGGAGCCGAGGCTGAACAGAGCGACAGTCTGACTGCTGTGATGGAAAGCATAGGTATCTATGACACCGACCTGAGGGCTCGTGGCAATGCTAACGCCTCGGCGGTCAACGAAACGCAGCGCCTGCTCAAAATTCTTCTGGCCACGCTCAACAAAGCCGTGGGGCAGAATTCGATGCCGACAGAGGAAAACCACGGTGAATCCTCGACAGCTTCGGTATCGGGTCTTCCCGAGTTAGCTTTTGAGAAACCGAGAGAGACGGCTTCTCAAGTAGACTACACTGAG GAGGACATGGACTGTAGCCCTGCTAGTCCGTTCAGCGTGGGCTCGCCACCACAGCAAGCACAAGCTTCAGACGCCTTAGCCCGGGAAATCCCTACCACTGAAGGCGCCTCTACGCTATTAG AAACAGCTCAGCCTTCTGCCACGCCGAAGCCCGAGCCAGAGGCCGTGCCACCTGCTGAAAGCGAGCCGGAGCCGAAGAAGACACCTACAGTTCTGGAAGTGCAAAAGGCAGAAGTGCCTCCTTTAACGGTTCCAGAGGAGGTTTCGTTCCGGCCCTCCATCAGCCTGGACACCATAGTGAACCAGGAGATACACAGCCTCACGTCTAACATTAAAAATCTCATGCAGACTCGCCACATGTCGTATACGTCACAGCTGCCCCCGCGATTGCCCCTGCGCCACTGCTGGCAGCCCAACACCTGCTTCTCGAGCTACGTCGTCCCCTTCGTCACGCCCGTGTCTACCGACGAGCACGTCCAAGCACTGTGTGAAAAGATGAACAAGTTGATTCCAGATCCACCTGCTCCCTCCGGTGATGCCTCTCCACCTCCCTCAGAGGAAGAATCCAGTCTCACAACCCCACCTCCTCCCACATCTCAGGCCTCCAAAACTAAAGCAGAGCTCTTAGCGCCAAAGAGCGCCAACTCCTCTCAAAGCAGCAAAACTGATGGCATCAACAAAGAGACGGTGTCTACCAAGGCTAAAGCAGATGTTTCCTCAGCAGAGGTGACGGGCGAGGTCTATTCTCCCTCTCGTGTGACAGCGGACTCGCCGGAGTCCCACGCCCAAAACGCTAACGCTGCTCCTGGAGTGGGCTCTAATCTGCTCGCTGGCAGCCTCATCAGCCAGCTGAAACCTGAAGTTTTCACCAGCTTGGTGGAGATCTTTAAGGATGTCACCAAGAATACGGTTAAATTCTACATCTACTCAGTAGACGAGGGTGAAGAGGGCAGCATCTGTCAGCAGATTAAG GAGTACTTGAAAAGTCTCGGCAACAGTGAGTGCAGTCCACAGACGTTTCTGGAGAACAGCAGCCGTATGGATAAGCTCCTCATAATCATCAGAAACGAGGACATCGCCACACATGTGCACAAG ATTCCTGCCTTGGTGTCTCTGAAGAAGCTGCCCTCTGTGAGCTTTGCTGGCGTCGACTCTCTGGACGACGTGAAGAACCACACGTACAATGAGCTGTTTGTGTCGGGAGGCTTCATGGTGTCTGACGAGTTCGTCCTCAACCCCGATCTCATCACACAGG ATCGGTTGCAGGGACTGCTCAAGTTCTTGGAGGAACAAAGCACTCCTGAACACCCCTGGCAGTGGAAGGTGCACTGCAAGTCCCAGAAGAAGCTAAAAGAGCTGGGCAG gtTAAATATTAATGCCATGGGGCTGCTGAACCTTCTCACCATCTATCAGAAGAAGCATCTGGTGGAGTTCCTCCCATACCATGAGTGTGACACGGCGTCACGTCAAGCTCCTGATCTGGAATGCCTGATCAAGCTTCAGGCTCAAAACACGCAACAACGACACCTCATCTTCCTCACAG AGAGACCATTTGAAATGTTCCTGCAGTATTCCAGAAACGGAATAGTCATAGCGAGCATTGATGATGTCATGAGCGGTTTCCACAGTCTGATTGGATCCATTAACCAGAATGAGCTTCCAACACCACCATCTACTG TGAATGATGAGTGTGTGGAAGAGGAGGACATGTCGTTAGACTCTGATGATGGTGAGCCAGCAACCACTTCAGAGCCTTCAGAGCAGGTCCCAGAGGTCGAGAAGGAGGAGTCAGTGCTGCCGCCTCCTCCTGAGATGGAGGAGTTTCGGCCTCCGCTCCCAGACCAGCAGTCCACCCCTGAGAAAACGCCAACTCTGGCTGACTGCACTGCTCTGAAAACGGCCATCTCTCAGTTTAAAGCTACCAACCAGATAGGCCTAGCCTCCTCAGATCTCGGCAGCTTGTCACCTGGTGGATTCCCTGTAAACACTCACCAGAGCTTCCTGTGCCCCTCCACCCCGTGGTCCTCCTACACTGGTTCTTCTGGCTACGTGGCATCGCCAGCCTACCCCGCTTCTCCCTGCAGCAGCACACAGGAACAGGAGTACCGTGTCCCAAATACAGCTTCTTCTGCAGTCCCAACTCAAGCTGCTATAGCCACAGCCGGACCTTTAGCCAACCTGGCTTCCCTCCCCTTGGAGGTCaaacctcctcctccacctcaccTCATGATGCAAGGTCGGACTTATGGGTCAGATGCTGCTGGAGCCACTCCTCTTAACCCCACCCTACCCTATAAAAACCCTAGTGATGCAGCCCAGATGGGCTACATGGGCGGTGGGACTCCCGTACAGCAGGACAGGACAGTCACTAGACCTGGAGAAGCTGGATGGAACGCGACGCAGACCACCACCTGTGAGACTGCTAGCAGCCAGAGTGTGGTCACCTCTATGCCCCATGACCCCAGCAGCCTCCCAACCACTGGGGAAATCCTTGTAGGCAGTACTCCTGGTTGTCAGGGGGGCAAGACTCAGGTGAACTGTGCTGAAAACCTTGGCGCATCCGTGGGTATCCCCCCAGTAGCCACCAGGGGGAGCTGTATACCCAGACCTAAGCTGCCTCCGCCACCAGTAGTTGGTGTGGGCTATGGTGTAGGAGGCCTCCCTGCACACGTGGACCACGGGTCTTTGCGGGGAGCTATGGTTCCTGGTTCTTTAGGGGGCTTCAGAGGCAGAGGAGTCCCACCAGTAGGACTGTTACCTCGGCCTAGGCAAGAACTGGGGAATGGAACGGGAGTGGGACCCTGTTCCTGGGCTTACCCAGGAGGCAGGGGGGGGACACAGAACTACTACACAGACTACACATATTCTCATAACTACGCCCCTGAATAG
- the tasorb gene encoding protein TASOR isoform X1: MALNPNAVGKTDSESTETNDSPPEGSEAHKNSSATANQNGDQPGCRDGVMPEQEALERRRSMLADARSSSSYPSPAQRSNEELPRRNFQIPRKTRERKGLYQFLAPDSREFEDLVKIISSFYLDSSSRGSFSYCKARLIHNELLEKEFIEKRREMKQAGRTEPELAESYCFLFPDKSKLQWICEKGLSLGHCRIMTLGNPSMGVYLSKYSDLLQMNPFEAGSFGDMIIFKVMRGKIKHIHENMPKNAIEPSTKFDCHLSKSANRVTSLLSYRAFELTQQYFFEFAFDEIKTRPRHVCPYAIVSFQYKGKEAAAAPMTAHRFNTISMEGSRGKSCYTVWSGPLVNKGQELFPVSLRSFSRAYLPHKLPEKLEMNRGMQLDQVKRKLPSFLFSWDTYTISREVMKFGMSCSLFDVVEGKGKATSGSLASLIHKLERDRMVLVKSLHDRGFLFLLSSAQMVESKERRGRVEKKLQALFIFQESRTVVKYSSRLSEPELLKAEPQPAALASTKPFIPALHYSFFKLRPNPGKDLSSGVERQMTDYLTRMESGMVRPFILPDYKSSVDERTGPLLVPRSKFNMEAVLRSYVHNSANYVLPLNKAKDLMERIRNPVPVPAPVPPPAPVQIPVLAPVEYSPVSDWGGSDRGSDRADKPSERLSLERPPQEKPPPEGSKQRTSLTHSNGAQLQPKPHAEPQPQLETVQLSQSEYDQDKMKQLLKLIQLHKKTLVKDRGDDGAWDANSLKRKFEEDERVGSNKHQRMDHASNGEPSRAFQTDELGAEAEQSDSLTAVMESIGIYDTDLRARGNANASAVNETQRLLKILLATLNKAVGQNSMPTEENHGESSTASVSGLPELAFEKPRETASQVDYTEEDMDCSPASPFSVGSPPQQAQASDALAREIPTTEGASTLLETAQPSATPKPEPEAVPPAESEPEPKKTPTVLEVQKAEVPPLTVPEEVSFRPSISLDTIVNQEIHSLTSNIKNLMQTRHMSYTSQLPPRLPLRHCWQPNTCFSSYVVPFVTPVSTDEHVQALCEKMNKLIPDPPAPSGDASPPPSEEESSLTTPPPPTSQASKTKAELLAPKSANSSQSSKTDGINKETVSTKAKADVSSAEVTGEVYSPSRVTADSPESHAQNANAAPGVGSNLLAGSLISQLKPEVFTSLVEIFKDVTKNTVKFYIYSVDEGEEGSICQQIKEYLKSLGNSECSPQTFLENSSRMDKLLIIIRNEDIATHVHKIPALVSLKKLPSVSFAGVDSLDDVKNHTYNELFVSGGFMVSDEFVLNPDLITQDRLQGLLKFLEEQSTPEHPWQWKVHCKSQKKLKELGRLNINAMGLLNLLTIYQKKHLVEFLPYHECDTASRQAPDLECLIKLQAQNTQQRHLIFLTERPFEMFLQYSRNGIVIASIDDVMSGFHSLIGSINQNELPTPPSTVVNDECVEEEDMSLDSDDGEPATTSEPSEQVPEVEKEESVLPPPPEMEEFRPPLPDQQSTPEKTPTLADCTALKTAISQFKATNQIGLASSDLGSLSPGGFPVNTHQSFLCPSTPWSSYTGSSGYVASPAYPASPCSSTQEQEYRVPNTASSAVPTQAAIATAGPLANLASLPLEVKPPPPPHLMMQGRTYGSDAAGATPLNPTLPYKNPSDAAQMGYMGGGTPVQQDRTVTRPGEAGWNATQTTTCETASSQSVVTSMPHDPSSLPTTGEILVGSTPGCQGGKTQVNCAENLGASVGIPPVATRGSCIPRPKLPPPPVVGVGYGVGGLPAHVDHGSLRGAMVPGSLGGFRGRGVPPVGLLPRPRQELGNGTGVGPCSWAYPGGRGGTQNYYTDYTYSHNYAPE; encoded by the exons GAGCATGCTGGCGGATGCCCGGAGCAGTAGCAGCTATCCTTCGCCAGCCCAGAGATCGAACGAAGAGTTGCCACGGAGAAATTTCCAGATTCCGAGGAAGACGAGAGAACGGAAAG GGCTCTACCAGTTTTTGGCCCCTGACAGTCGGGAGTTTGAGGATCTTGTGAAGATCATCTCCTCGTTTTACCTCGACTCGTCATCGCGAGGAAGCTTTTCTTACTGCAAGGCCCGGCTAATTCACAACGAGCTGCTGGAGAAGGAG TTCATCGAGAAGCGGAGAGAAATGAAGCAGGCGGGGCGAACTGAACCGGAGCTCGCGGAGTCGTACTGCTTCCTTTTCCCAGACAAATCCAAG CTCCAGTGGATCTGTGAGAAGGGGCTGTCCCTCGGCCACTGTAGGATTATGACACTTGGAAATCCATCAATGG GTGTTTATCTCTCCAAATACTCTGATTTATTACAAATGAACCCATTCGAGGCAGGCTCATTTGGAGACATGATCATCTTTAAAGTCATGAGG GGTAAAATAAAGCACATCCACGAGAACATGCCCAAGAATGCAATCGAACCATCAACCAAGTTTGACTGTCACTTGTCCAAAAGTGCCAACAGGGTCACGTCTTTGCTGTCGTATCGAGCGTTTGAGCTCACACAG CAATACTTTTTTGAGTTTGCGTTTGATGAGATCAAGACACGCCCCCGGCACGTGTGCCCCTACGCTATAGTTTCTTTTCAGTACAAAGGCAAGGAGGCTGCAGCAGCTCCAATGACTGCACACAG GTTTAACACCATTTCCATGGAAGGAAGTAGAG GGAAGAGCTGCTACACCGTGTGGAGCGGCCCGCTGGTGAACAAGGGCCAGGAGCTGTTCCCAGTTTCTTTACGGTCCTTCTCGCGCGCCTATCTTCCTCACAAACT ACCTGAGAAGTTGGAGATGAATCGGGGCATGCAGCTGGACCAGGTGAAGCGGAAGCTCCCCTCTTTTCTTTTTTCGTGGGACACCTACACCATATCACGGGAAG TGATGAAGTTTGGGATGTCCTGCAGCCTGTTTGATGTAGTGGAAGGAAAAGGTAAAGCAACCAGCGGGAGCCTGGCATCGCTGATCCACAAACTGGAGAGGGATCGCATG GTGCTGGTGAAGTCCTTGCATGACCGCGGCTTTCTCTTTCTGTTGTCCTCCGCTCAGATGGTCGAGTCAAAAG AGCGGCGGGGGCGGGTTGAAAAGAAGCTACAAGCATTATTCATCTTTCAGGAGTCAAGGACGGTTGTCAAGTATT CTTCGAGACTGTCAGAGCCAGAGCTGCTGAAGGCGGAGCCTCAGCCTGCTGCCCTGGCCTCCACGAAGCCTTTTATTCCTGCACTACATTACTCATTTTTCAAGTTGCGTCCCAACCCGGGCAAGGACCTGAGTTCTGGGGTGGAGCGCCAGATGACGGACTACCTTACCCGTATGGAATCAGGAATGGTGCGGCCGTTCATTCTGCCTGACTATAAATCTAGCGTGGATGAAAGGACAGGCCCTCTCCTGGTGCCCAGGTCCAAATTTAACATGGAAGCTGTGCTGCGATCTTACGTCCACAACTCTGCTAACTATGTTTTACCCCTGAACAAAGCTAAAGACTTGATGGAGCGAATAAGAAATCCCGTCCCCGTGCCTGCCCCTGTACCTCCACCGGCTCCAGTGCAGATTCCTGTTTTAGCTCCGGTTGAATACAGCCCCGTTTCTGACTGGGGTGGCTCAGACCGCGGCTCGGACAGAGCAGACAAGCCTTCAGAACGTCTGTCCCTAGAGAGGCCACCTCAGGAGAAGCCACCCCCAGAGGGCAGCAAGCAAAGGACGAGCTTGACCCATTCAAATGGCGCCCAACTGCAACCTAAGCCCCACGCTGAGCCGCAGCCTCAGCTGGAAACGGTGCAACTGTCCCAGAGCGAGTACGATCAAGACAAGATGAAGCAGCTGCTCAAGCTGATCCAGCTGCACAAGAAAACTCTGGTGAAGGACAGAGGGGACGACGGGGCCTGGGACGCCAACAGCCTCAAAAGGAAGTTTGAAGAAGATGAAAGGGTGGGCAGCAACAAGCATCAACGCATGGATCATGCAAGCAACGGGGAGCCCAGCAGAG CGTTCCAGACAGACGAGCTCGGAGCCGAGGCTGAACAGAGCGACAGTCTGACTGCTGTGATGGAAAGCATAGGTATCTATGACACCGACCTGAGGGCTCGTGGCAATGCTAACGCCTCGGCGGTCAACGAAACGCAGCGCCTGCTCAAAATTCTTCTGGCCACGCTCAACAAAGCCGTGGGGCAGAATTCGATGCCGACAGAGGAAAACCACGGTGAATCCTCGACAGCTTCGGTATCGGGTCTTCCCGAGTTAGCTTTTGAGAAACCGAGAGAGACGGCTTCTCAAGTAGACTACACTGAG GAGGACATGGACTGTAGCCCTGCTAGTCCGTTCAGCGTGGGCTCGCCACCACAGCAAGCACAAGCTTCAGACGCCTTAGCCCGGGAAATCCCTACCACTGAAGGCGCCTCTACGCTATTAG AAACAGCTCAGCCTTCTGCCACGCCGAAGCCCGAGCCAGAGGCCGTGCCACCTGCTGAAAGCGAGCCGGAGCCGAAGAAGACACCTACAGTTCTGGAAGTGCAAAAGGCAGAAGTGCCTCCTTTAACGGTTCCAGAGGAGGTTTCGTTCCGGCCCTCCATCAGCCTGGACACCATAGTGAACCAGGAGATACACAGCCTCACGTCTAACATTAAAAATCTCATGCAGACTCGCCACATGTCGTATACGTCACAGCTGCCCCCGCGATTGCCCCTGCGCCACTGCTGGCAGCCCAACACCTGCTTCTCGAGCTACGTCGTCCCCTTCGTCACGCCCGTGTCTACCGACGAGCACGTCCAAGCACTGTGTGAAAAGATGAACAAGTTGATTCCAGATCCACCTGCTCCCTCCGGTGATGCCTCTCCACCTCCCTCAGAGGAAGAATCCAGTCTCACAACCCCACCTCCTCCCACATCTCAGGCCTCCAAAACTAAAGCAGAGCTCTTAGCGCCAAAGAGCGCCAACTCCTCTCAAAGCAGCAAAACTGATGGCATCAACAAAGAGACGGTGTCTACCAAGGCTAAAGCAGATGTTTCCTCAGCAGAGGTGACGGGCGAGGTCTATTCTCCCTCTCGTGTGACAGCGGACTCGCCGGAGTCCCACGCCCAAAACGCTAACGCTGCTCCTGGAGTGGGCTCTAATCTGCTCGCTGGCAGCCTCATCAGCCAGCTGAAACCTGAAGTTTTCACCAGCTTGGTGGAGATCTTTAAGGATGTCACCAAGAATACGGTTAAATTCTACATCTACTCAGTAGACGAGGGTGAAGAGGGCAGCATCTGTCAGCAGATTAAG GAGTACTTGAAAAGTCTCGGCAACAGTGAGTGCAGTCCACAGACGTTTCTGGAGAACAGCAGCCGTATGGATAAGCTCCTCATAATCATCAGAAACGAGGACATCGCCACACATGTGCACAAG ATTCCTGCCTTGGTGTCTCTGAAGAAGCTGCCCTCTGTGAGCTTTGCTGGCGTCGACTCTCTGGACGACGTGAAGAACCACACGTACAATGAGCTGTTTGTGTCGGGAGGCTTCATGGTGTCTGACGAGTTCGTCCTCAACCCCGATCTCATCACACAGG ATCGGTTGCAGGGACTGCTCAAGTTCTTGGAGGAACAAAGCACTCCTGAACACCCCTGGCAGTGGAAGGTGCACTGCAAGTCCCAGAAGAAGCTAAAAGAGCTGGGCAG gtTAAATATTAATGCCATGGGGCTGCTGAACCTTCTCACCATCTATCAGAAGAAGCATCTGGTGGAGTTCCTCCCATACCATGAGTGTGACACGGCGTCACGTCAAGCTCCTGATCTGGAATGCCTGATCAAGCTTCAGGCTCAAAACACGCAACAACGACACCTCATCTTCCTCACAG AGAGACCATTTGAAATGTTCCTGCAGTATTCCAGAAACGGAATAGTCATAGCGAGCATTGATGATGTCATGAGCGGTTTCCACAGTCTGATTGGATCCATTAACCAGAATGAGCTTCCAACACCACCATCTACTG TAGTGAATGATGAGTGTGTGGAAGAGGAGGACATGTCGTTAGACTCTGATGATGGTGAGCCAGCAACCACTTCAGAGCCTTCAGAGCAGGTCCCAGAGGTCGAGAAGGAGGAGTCAGTGCTGCCGCCTCCTCCTGAGATGGAGGAGTTTCGGCCTCCGCTCCCAGACCAGCAGTCCACCCCTGAGAAAACGCCAACTCTGGCTGACTGCACTGCTCTGAAAACGGCCATCTCTCAGTTTAAAGCTACCAACCAGATAGGCCTAGCCTCCTCAGATCTCGGCAGCTTGTCACCTGGTGGATTCCCTGTAAACACTCACCAGAGCTTCCTGTGCCCCTCCACCCCGTGGTCCTCCTACACTGGTTCTTCTGGCTACGTGGCATCGCCAGCCTACCCCGCTTCTCCCTGCAGCAGCACACAGGAACAGGAGTACCGTGTCCCAAATACAGCTTCTTCTGCAGTCCCAACTCAAGCTGCTATAGCCACAGCCGGACCTTTAGCCAACCTGGCTTCCCTCCCCTTGGAGGTCaaacctcctcctccacctcaccTCATGATGCAAGGTCGGACTTATGGGTCAGATGCTGCTGGAGCCACTCCTCTTAACCCCACCCTACCCTATAAAAACCCTAGTGATGCAGCCCAGATGGGCTACATGGGCGGTGGGACTCCCGTACAGCAGGACAGGACAGTCACTAGACCTGGAGAAGCTGGATGGAACGCGACGCAGACCACCACCTGTGAGACTGCTAGCAGCCAGAGTGTGGTCACCTCTATGCCCCATGACCCCAGCAGCCTCCCAACCACTGGGGAAATCCTTGTAGGCAGTACTCCTGGTTGTCAGGGGGGCAAGACTCAGGTGAACTGTGCTGAAAACCTTGGCGCATCCGTGGGTATCCCCCCAGTAGCCACCAGGGGGAGCTGTATACCCAGACCTAAGCTGCCTCCGCCACCAGTAGTTGGTGTGGGCTATGGTGTAGGAGGCCTCCCTGCACACGTGGACCACGGGTCTTTGCGGGGAGCTATGGTTCCTGGTTCTTTAGGGGGCTTCAGAGGCAGAGGAGTCCCACCAGTAGGACTGTTACCTCGGCCTAGGCAAGAACTGGGGAATGGAACGGGAGTGGGACCCTGTTCCTGGGCTTACCCAGGAGGCAGGGGGGGGACACAGAACTACTACACAGACTACACATATTCTCATAACTACGCCCCTGAATAG